The following coding sequences lie in one Anomaloglossus baeobatrachus isolate aAnoBae1 chromosome 7, aAnoBae1.hap1, whole genome shotgun sequence genomic window:
- the LOC142245448 gene encoding uncharacterized protein LOC142245448 isoform X1 yields MEPAGHTGDQQGEVLKSGKNLKKINSEAIMEKGESDVWGDKWCKEEDPTDDCTSSSEGLPIAPDFKAEDCSITQDTYEDHGNITDVHSSQTIKHNKSHRRSVENQSTPTKKKTFSCSEYRKCFAQKSNFVVEERSHTEKNTFSCLECEKCFAYKSLLVIHERSHTGEKPFSCSECGKCFINKSNLLSHERLHTGEKPFSCSECGKCFTTKSYLVLHERIHTGEKPFSCSECGKCFTIKSYLVLHERIHTGEKTFSCSECGKRFTMKFNLIRHERIHTGEKPFSCSECGKSFNTKSYLVLHERIHTGEKTFSCSECGKRFTMKCSLIIHERIHTGEKPFSCSKCGKPFTMKCNLIIHERIHTGEKPFSCSECGKSFTTKSYLVLHERLHTGEKPFSCSECGKCFINKSNLLSHERLHTGEKPFSCSECGKRFTMKCDLIRHERIHTGEKPFSCSECGKCFINKSNLLSHERLHTGEKPFSCSECGKCFINKSNLISHERLHTGEKPFSCSECGKCFTTKSYLVLHERIHTGEKPFSCSECGKCFTMKCHLIRHERIHTGEKPFSCSECGKCFSNKSNLLSHERLHTGEKPFSCSECGKCFINKSNLLSHERLHTGEKPFSCSECGKCFTTKYYLVLHERIHTGEKPFSCSLCGKCFTYKTMLVTHELIHTENMPFSCSE; encoded by the coding sequence atgactgtaccagcagCTCTGAAGGACTACCGATAGCTCCAGATTTTAAAGCAGAAGATTGTAGCATCACACAAGATACATATGAAGATCATGGCAACATCACAGATGTACACTCATCACAGACTATTAAACACAATAAAAGTCACAGAAGAAGTGTGGAAAATCAAAGCACGCCCActaagaaaaaaacattttcttgctcagaatatAGGAAATGCTTTGCTCAGAAATCAAATTTTGTTGTAGAGGAGAGATCCCACACTGAAAAGAatacattttcatgtttagaatgtgagaaatgttttgcttatAAATCACTACTTGTTATACATGAGAGATCCCACActggagagaaaccattttcatgttcagaatgtgggaaatgttttattaacaAATCTAATCTTCTTTCACATGAGAGActtcacactggagagaagccattttcatgttcagaatgtgggaaatgttttactacaaAATCTTATCTTGttttacatgagagaattcacacaggagagaaaccattttcatgttcagaatgtgggaaatgttttactataaAATCTTATCTTGttttacatgagagaattcacacaggagagaagacattttcatgctcagaatgtgggaaacgttttactATGAAATTTaatcttattagacatgagagaattcacacaggagagaaaccattttcatgttcagaatgtgggaaaagttttaatACAAAATCTTATCTTGttttacatgagagaattcacacaggagagaagacattttcatgctcagaatgtgggaaacgttttactATGAAATGTAGTCTtattatacatgagagaattcacacaggagagaaaccattttcatgttcaaaatgtgggaaaccaTTTACTATGAAATGTAATCTtattatacatgagagaattcacacaggagagaaaccattttcatgttcagaatgtgggaaaagttttactACAAAATCTTATCTTGTTTTACATGAGAGActtcacactggagagaagccattttcatgttcagaatgtgggaaatgttttattaacaAATCTAATCTTCTTTCACATGAGAGActtcacactggagagaagccattttcatgctcagaatgtgggaaacgttttactATGAAATGTgatcttattagacatgagagaattcacacaggagagaaaccattttcatgttcagaatgtgggaaatgttttattaacaAATCTAATCTTCTTTCACATGAGAGActtcacactggagagaagccattttcatgttcagaatgtgggaaatgttttattaacaAATCTAATCTTATTTCACATGAGAGActtcacactggagagaagccattttcatgttcagaatgtgggaaatgttttactacaaAATCTTATCTTGttttacatgagagaattcacacaggagagaaaccattttcatgttcagaatgtgggaaatgttttactatgaAATGTcatcttattagacatgagagaattcacacaggagagaaaccattttcatgttcagaatgtgggaaatgttttagtaacAAATCTAATCTTCTGTCACATGAGAGActtcacactggagagaagccattttcatgttcagaatgtgggaaatgttttattaacaAATCTAATCTTCTTTCACATGAGAGActtcacactggagagaagccattttcatgttcagaatgtgggaaatgttttactacaaAATATTATCTTGttttacatgagagaattcacacaggagagaaaccattttcatgttcactatgtggaaaatgttttacatatAAAACAATGCTAGTTACACATGAGCTTATTCACACAGAAAAtatgccattttcatgctcagaatga
- the LOC142245448 gene encoding uncharacterized protein LOC142245448 isoform X2 — MEKGESDVWGDKWCKEEDPTDDCTSSSEGLPIAPDFKAEDCSITQDTYEDHGNITDVHSSQTIKHNKSHRRSVENQSTPTKKKTFSCSEYRKCFAQKSNFVVEERSHTEKNTFSCLECEKCFAYKSLLVIHERSHTGEKPFSCSECGKCFINKSNLLSHERLHTGEKPFSCSECGKCFTTKSYLVLHERIHTGEKPFSCSECGKCFTIKSYLVLHERIHTGEKTFSCSECGKRFTMKFNLIRHERIHTGEKPFSCSECGKSFNTKSYLVLHERIHTGEKTFSCSECGKRFTMKCSLIIHERIHTGEKPFSCSKCGKPFTMKCNLIIHERIHTGEKPFSCSECGKSFTTKSYLVLHERLHTGEKPFSCSECGKCFINKSNLLSHERLHTGEKPFSCSECGKRFTMKCDLIRHERIHTGEKPFSCSECGKCFINKSNLLSHERLHTGEKPFSCSECGKCFINKSNLISHERLHTGEKPFSCSECGKCFTTKSYLVLHERIHTGEKPFSCSECGKCFTMKCHLIRHERIHTGEKPFSCSECGKCFSNKSNLLSHERLHTGEKPFSCSECGKCFINKSNLLSHERLHTGEKPFSCSECGKCFTTKYYLVLHERIHTGEKPFSCSLCGKCFTYKTMLVTHELIHTENMPFSCSE; from the coding sequence atgactgtaccagcagCTCTGAAGGACTACCGATAGCTCCAGATTTTAAAGCAGAAGATTGTAGCATCACACAAGATACATATGAAGATCATGGCAACATCACAGATGTACACTCATCACAGACTATTAAACACAATAAAAGTCACAGAAGAAGTGTGGAAAATCAAAGCACGCCCActaagaaaaaaacattttcttgctcagaatatAGGAAATGCTTTGCTCAGAAATCAAATTTTGTTGTAGAGGAGAGATCCCACACTGAAAAGAatacattttcatgtttagaatgtgagaaatgttttgcttatAAATCACTACTTGTTATACATGAGAGATCCCACActggagagaaaccattttcatgttcagaatgtgggaaatgttttattaacaAATCTAATCTTCTTTCACATGAGAGActtcacactggagagaagccattttcatgttcagaatgtgggaaatgttttactacaaAATCTTATCTTGttttacatgagagaattcacacaggagagaaaccattttcatgttcagaatgtgggaaatgttttactataaAATCTTATCTTGttttacatgagagaattcacacaggagagaagacattttcatgctcagaatgtgggaaacgttttactATGAAATTTaatcttattagacatgagagaattcacacaggagagaaaccattttcatgttcagaatgtgggaaaagttttaatACAAAATCTTATCTTGttttacatgagagaattcacacaggagagaagacattttcatgctcagaatgtgggaaacgttttactATGAAATGTAGTCTtattatacatgagagaattcacacaggagagaaaccattttcatgttcaaaatgtgggaaaccaTTTACTATGAAATGTAATCTtattatacatgagagaattcacacaggagagaaaccattttcatgttcagaatgtgggaaaagttttactACAAAATCTTATCTTGTTTTACATGAGAGActtcacactggagagaagccattttcatgttcagaatgtgggaaatgttttattaacaAATCTAATCTTCTTTCACATGAGAGActtcacactggagagaagccattttcatgctcagaatgtgggaaacgttttactATGAAATGTgatcttattagacatgagagaattcacacaggagagaaaccattttcatgttcagaatgtgggaaatgttttattaacaAATCTAATCTTCTTTCACATGAGAGActtcacactggagagaagccattttcatgttcagaatgtgggaaatgttttattaacaAATCTAATCTTATTTCACATGAGAGActtcacactggagagaagccattttcatgttcagaatgtgggaaatgttttactacaaAATCTTATCTTGttttacatgagagaattcacacaggagagaaaccattttcatgttcagaatgtgggaaatgttttactatgaAATGTcatcttattagacatgagagaattcacacaggagagaaaccattttcatgttcagaatgtgggaaatgttttagtaacAAATCTAATCTTCTGTCACATGAGAGActtcacactggagagaagccattttcatgttcagaatgtgggaaatgttttattaacaAATCTAATCTTCTTTCACATGAGAGActtcacactggagagaagccattttcatgttcagaatgtgggaaatgttttactacaaAATATTATCTTGttttacatgagagaattcacacaggagagaaaccattttcatgttcactatgtggaaaatgttttacatatAAAACAATGCTAGTTACACATGAGCTTATTCACACAGAAAAtatgccattttcatgctcagaatga